A region of Sneathiella limimaris DNA encodes the following proteins:
- a CDS encoding sirohydrochlorin chelatase, with the protein MKEKIGVMVCGHGSRDEGAVREFGSVAKGIAERLPQYEVDSGFLEFATPIIRDGLDNLVESGHNHILAIPGMLFAAGHAKNDIPSVLNAYAAKKEGLKISYGRELGIDLKMIRAAGDRIMQAINEAEEEVPLHETMLVVVGRGASDPDANSNVSKVMRMLWEGLGFGWGETVYSGVTFPLVEPGLEHAARLGYKRIVVFPYFLFTGILVNRIYDYTDKVAAQHPDIEFIKAPYLNDHPLVLDCFADRVLEILDGTNNMNCGLCKYREQALGFEDEVGMIQESHHHHVEGIGTGTHSHDHDHSHHHSHDHSHSHSHDHGHSHGHDHGHDHHHHPYPHADHPLGPVTMKKK; encoded by the coding sequence ATGAAAGAAAAAATCGGAGTGATGGTTTGTGGGCATGGCAGCCGGGACGAAGGCGCCGTTCGTGAATTCGGCTCGGTGGCCAAGGGAATTGCAGAACGCCTGCCACAATATGAAGTGGATTCTGGTTTCCTCGAGTTTGCGACACCCATTATCCGCGATGGATTGGATAATCTTGTGGAAAGTGGTCATAATCATATCCTTGCGATCCCGGGAATGCTTTTTGCGGCGGGACATGCAAAGAATGACATCCCTTCAGTTCTCAATGCCTATGCTGCTAAAAAAGAAGGGCTGAAAATCTCTTATGGGCGGGAACTCGGCATTGATCTTAAGATGATCCGCGCTGCTGGTGATCGCATCATGCAAGCCATTAACGAAGCCGAAGAAGAAGTCCCCCTGCATGAGACTATGCTGGTCGTTGTTGGCCGCGGAGCCTCTGATCCCGATGCTAACTCCAACGTATCCAAAGTCATGCGAATGCTTTGGGAAGGCCTTGGCTTTGGCTGGGGTGAAACCGTTTATTCTGGTGTTACCTTCCCGCTTGTTGAGCCGGGCCTGGAACACGCCGCGCGGCTTGGTTACAAACGAATTGTTGTTTTTCCGTATTTCCTTTTCACAGGCATTCTCGTGAACCGGATTTACGATTACACTGATAAGGTGGCTGCCCAGCATCCTGATATTGAATTCATTAAGGCGCCTTACCTGAACGACCATCCTCTTGTGCTTGATTGCTTTGCAGACCGCGTTCTGGAAATCTTGGACGGAACCAATAATATGAACTGCGGCCTTTGCAAATACCGCGAACAGGCACTCGGATTTGAGGACGAAGTTGGCATGATCCAGGAAAGCCACCACCATCACGTGGAAGGAATTGGAACAGGGACCCATTCCCATGACCACGATCATTCTCACCATCACAGTCACGACCATTCCCACAGTCATAGCCATGATCATGGACACAGCCATGGACATGATCACGGGCATGATCACCACCATCACCCCTATCCACACGCAGATCATCCGCTTGGACCTGTGACCATGAAGAAGAAGTAA
- the cobJ gene encoding precorrin-3B C(17)-methyltransferase, with product MDLTPPTAIILLTEGGWETARKLQALYPEALIHGLAGRVSGADITFQQTAQHLQELFKSQTPIIGICASAILVRCLAPALKDKLVEPPVVSVSEIGSIAVPLLGGHHGANDMARDIAEHLNGTAAVTTASDLHYNIALDSPPPGLHLANPEHMKTFTGNLLAGQKVKLLGESDWLSNSDLPFAEEGQLTIEVTTRDIKGSPDKLVYHPKLLAIGVGCERHADPSELITHVRENLKENKLSPLSVGTIASIDLKSDEHAVHSLADYFGLQPRFFNAERLEQETDRLVNPSDVVFQEVGCHGVSEGAALAAVGKTGMLILPKVKSARTTMAVAIAELPLEPERIGVPQGKLSIIGIGPGQEPWRTPEASQLIREATDLVAYGLYIDLLEEAALGKVRHDFNLGEEEDRVRYALDLAAQGKNVALISSGDIGIYAMATLVYELIEIEKRGEWDRLELQVTPGISALQAAAARAGAPLGHDFCTISLSDLLTPWEAIEKRLKAAAEGDFVVAFYNPVSKKRRTQLHAAKSILLEKRPETTPVIVARNLGRSDETVKITTLQELDPETVDMLTLVMVGSSESKVTSTNSGLKNWAFTPRGYAGKMQVTKKETEL from the coding sequence ATGGATTTGACACCACCAACCGCTATCATTCTTCTCACGGAAGGGGGATGGGAAACTGCCCGCAAGTTGCAGGCACTTTATCCCGAGGCCCTGATCCATGGGCTTGCCGGTCGTGTCTCAGGAGCCGACATTACCTTTCAGCAGACGGCTCAGCACTTGCAGGAACTCTTTAAATCACAAACCCCAATCATTGGAATTTGTGCATCTGCTATTCTGGTTCGCTGCCTTGCACCCGCTTTAAAAGATAAGCTTGTGGAACCACCTGTCGTCAGTGTCTCAGAAATAGGGTCTATTGCTGTACCCCTGTTGGGGGGGCATCACGGGGCCAACGATATGGCGCGGGACATTGCCGAACATCTGAACGGCACGGCAGCGGTAACCACAGCCAGCGATCTTCACTACAACATTGCACTTGATAGCCCACCGCCCGGGCTTCACCTTGCGAACCCAGAGCATATGAAGACCTTTACCGGCAATCTTTTGGCAGGACAAAAGGTTAAGCTTCTTGGTGAAAGTGATTGGCTTTCCAATTCGGACCTCCCTTTTGCGGAGGAAGGACAGCTAACAATTGAAGTCACCACACGGGACATTAAAGGCTCACCTGATAAACTTGTTTATCACCCCAAGCTCCTCGCGATCGGTGTTGGATGTGAACGTCATGCAGATCCATCAGAATTGATCACGCATGTTCGGGAGAATCTGAAAGAAAATAAACTCTCCCCCCTCTCTGTCGGCACGATCGCATCCATTGACTTGAAGTCCGATGAGCATGCAGTTCATAGCCTCGCAGATTATTTTGGACTGCAGCCACGCTTTTTTAATGCTGAACGGCTGGAGCAGGAAACTGACAGGCTCGTCAACCCGTCTGACGTGGTTTTTCAAGAAGTTGGCTGTCACGGCGTTTCCGAAGGGGCTGCTTTGGCTGCCGTTGGCAAAACCGGGATGCTAATCCTGCCAAAGGTCAAATCAGCAAGAACAACCATGGCAGTTGCGATTGCAGAACTTCCGCTTGAGCCAGAACGTATTGGTGTCCCGCAAGGCAAACTATCCATCATCGGCATTGGTCCCGGACAGGAACCCTGGCGCACACCGGAAGCCAGTCAGCTTATTCGCGAAGCAACTGATCTGGTCGCCTATGGCCTGTATATCGACCTGCTGGAAGAGGCTGCGCTTGGCAAAGTTCGCCATGATTTCAATCTTGGCGAAGAAGAGGATCGGGTTCGCTACGCCCTCGATCTTGCTGCACAGGGAAAAAATGTTGCGCTGATCTCTTCAGGCGATATTGGCATATATGCAATGGCAACCCTTGTTTATGAGCTGATCGAAATCGAAAAACGAGGAGAATGGGATCGGCTTGAACTTCAGGTCACGCCGGGCATTTCCGCTCTGCAGGCTGCGGCGGCTAGAGCGGGTGCACCGCTTGGGCATGATTTCTGTACTATCTCTCTTTCCGATCTCCTCACCCCGTGGGAAGCCATTGAAAAACGATTGAAAGCTGCCGCAGAGGGTGATTTTGTCGTCGCGTTTTATAATCCGGTCTCTAAGAAACGCCGAACCCAATTACATGCTGCAAAATCTATTCTCCTCGAGAAACGCCCAGAAACAACACCTGTTATCGTTGCCCGAAATCTTGGGCGAAGCGATGAAACGGTGAAGATCACCACCTTGCAGGAGCTCGATCCAGAAACTGTCGATATGCTGACGCTGGTCATGGTTGGCTCAAGCGAGAGCAAAGTGACAAGTACAAATTCAGGATTGAAAAACTGGGCTTTCACTCCTCGCGGTTATGCCGGGAAAATGCAAGTCACAAAAAAGGAAACAGAGCTATGA
- the cobM gene encoding precorrin-4 C(11)-methyltransferase yields the protein MTVHFIGAGPGAADLITLRGRDLIAASPVCLYAGSLVPEEILSHAPADARIIDTAPLTLDEIMAEFKDADAKGLDVARVHSGDPSIYGAIGEQMRRLEELNIDYTITPGVPAFAAAAATLKTELTLPDISQSIILTRTSMKATEMPNQEDLDTLGKSGATLAIHLSVRNLRKVTSELIPHYGADCPVAVVYRASWPDEKIIRGTLEDIQEKVRAEKITRTALIIVGRVLEAKDYRDSALYHADHVHVLRPKRKA from the coding sequence ATGACCGTTCATTTTATTGGGGCAGGCCCAGGAGCCGCCGACTTGATCACCCTGCGGGGTCGCGACCTGATTGCTGCCTCTCCTGTATGCCTTTATGCAGGATCCCTGGTGCCTGAGGAAATCCTCTCCCACGCACCTGCGGATGCACGGATCATTGATACGGCACCCCTCACTCTTGATGAAATTATGGCCGAGTTTAAAGACGCCGATGCCAAGGGATTGGACGTGGCACGTGTTCACTCTGGAGATCCCAGCATTTATGGGGCCATTGGGGAGCAGATGCGCCGCCTTGAAGAGCTGAATATCGATTACACGATCACCCCTGGTGTACCTGCCTTTGCAGCCGCAGCAGCTACATTGAAAACTGAATTGACCTTACCTGATATTAGTCAGAGCATTATTCTCACCCGCACCTCCATGAAGGCAACCGAGATGCCTAATCAGGAGGATCTGGATACGCTTGGCAAATCAGGGGCAACCCTCGCCATTCATTTAAGTGTGCGCAATCTTCGTAAAGTCACCAGCGAATTGATACCTCACTATGGGGCGGATTGCCCGGTTGCAGTTGTCTACCGTGCCAGTTGGCCCGATGAGAAGATCATCCGCGGAACACTGGAAGATATTCAGGAGAAAGTCCGCGCTGAAAAAATTACCCGAACAGCACTCATCATTGTGGGTCGGGTGTTAGAAGCGAAAGACTATAGGGACAGCGCTTTGTATCATGCAGATCACGTGCATGTTCTCAGACCGAAGCGAAAAGCCTGA
- the cobA gene encoding uroporphyrinogen-III C-methyltransferase codes for MDHILKKIPAFDPGTVWLLGAGPGDPGLLTLYAVEGLRQADVLVYDALVSDAILSLTNPDCELIYAGKRGGKPSAKQQDISDRLVQLAQEGKRVLRLKGGDPYIFGRGGEEALTLNANNIPFRVIPGISSGVGGLAYAGIPLTHRTTNSAATFVTGHDANGAVPSVNWEHIAKGSPVIVIYMGVKHIAEITSKLMNYGRSPDEPVAIIANATLPDQQMVTTTLATAVTDLANSGLEPPALIVVGHVVDLHNQLGWYLKTANSPE; via the coding sequence ATGGACCATATCCTAAAGAAAATTCCTGCATTTGACCCTGGCACGGTTTGGCTGCTAGGCGCAGGTCCGGGTGATCCTGGCCTCCTGACCCTCTACGCGGTGGAAGGCCTGAGACAAGCTGACGTTCTGGTCTACGATGCACTGGTAAGCGATGCGATCCTCAGCCTTACAAACCCGGACTGTGAGTTAATTTACGCGGGCAAGCGAGGTGGCAAGCCATCCGCCAAGCAGCAGGACATTAGTGATCGCCTTGTGCAGCTAGCTCAGGAAGGAAAACGAGTGCTCCGCCTGAAAGGTGGTGATCCCTATATTTTTGGCCGCGGGGGTGAAGAAGCCTTGACCTTGAATGCCAATAATATCCCGTTCCGGGTTATCCCAGGCATTTCCTCTGGCGTTGGTGGGCTTGCCTATGCAGGCATTCCCCTAACCCATCGGACGACCAATTCCGCTGCCACCTTTGTCACTGGACATGATGCCAATGGTGCTGTCCCAAGTGTGAATTGGGAACATATCGCAAAAGGCTCCCCCGTCATTGTGATTTATATGGGGGTCAAGCATATTGCAGAGATCACGTCCAAGCTGATGAACTATGGCAGAAGCCCGGATGAGCCTGTGGCGATAATTGCCAACGCAACTCTGCCAGATCAACAAATGGTCACGACCACCCTTGCAACTGCCGTTACCGACCTTGCGAATAGCGGCCTGGAGCCCCCAGCGCTGATCGTCGTTGGCCATGTTGTAGACCTGCATAACCAACTGGGATGGTACCTCAAAACAGCAAACAGTCCTGAATGA
- the cbiE gene encoding precorrin-6y C5,15-methyltransferase (decarboxylating) subunit CbiE produces MTAWLHIIGVGDDGLDSLPTHLLELINSAELVIGGDRHLAMLPRSFDRPVMSWPSPLIKLVEEVLNRKGKQVVVLATGDPMHYGIGVTFGKHLDKSEFTVHTAPSAFSLAAARLGWDLSKTVNMTLHGRPLELLLPHLFDGAQILALSDDGTTPAKVAKLLTSRGFGDSQMNVLEHMGGPQEACLQGIASLWDQKPTKDLNTIAITLKAGAEALPLSIAPGLPDDAFMQDGQLTKREIRAATLSALTPYPGGLLWDVGAGSGSVGIEWMRLHPQNRAIAIEHRQDRLNMIEVNKTNLGVPGLKIMAGKAPEVLAGLEAPDRIFIGGGLTTSNLFSDCWDALKPGGILVANTVTVEGEQLAFELSDTYGGELTRLNFSRAMKIGGFTSWKPFRQVTQLRLQKI; encoded by the coding sequence ATGACAGCCTGGTTGCACATTATAGGCGTCGGCGATGATGGACTTGATAGTCTTCCAACCCACCTACTTGAGCTAATCAATAGCGCTGAGCTTGTAATTGGTGGTGATCGTCATCTTGCCATGCTCCCACGCAGTTTTGATCGTCCAGTGATGAGTTGGCCAAGTCCGCTTATCAAACTGGTTGAGGAAGTCCTCAATCGCAAAGGCAAGCAGGTTGTGGTCTTGGCGACGGGGGATCCCATGCATTATGGGATCGGTGTTACCTTTGGCAAACATCTGGATAAATCAGAATTCACGGTCCACACCGCGCCGTCGGCTTTTTCATTGGCCGCTGCCCGCCTCGGCTGGGATTTATCGAAAACGGTCAATATGACATTGCATGGCCGCCCGTTAGAACTGCTATTGCCGCATCTGTTTGACGGCGCCCAAATTCTCGCTCTGTCGGACGACGGGACAACGCCTGCCAAGGTCGCTAAGCTCCTCACATCGCGTGGTTTTGGGGACAGCCAGATGAACGTCCTTGAACATATGGGCGGACCTCAGGAAGCGTGCTTGCAAGGCATAGCAAGTTTGTGGGATCAGAAACCCACAAAAGATCTCAATACCATCGCAATTACCTTAAAAGCAGGAGCTGAGGCTTTACCTCTCTCGATAGCCCCGGGATTACCCGACGATGCGTTCATGCAGGACGGCCAACTTACCAAGCGGGAAATCCGAGCTGCGACCTTGTCGGCACTGACACCTTATCCAGGGGGGCTTCTTTGGGATGTTGGTGCGGGTTCGGGCTCTGTTGGGATTGAATGGATGCGATTGCATCCGCAAAACCGAGCCATAGCGATCGAGCATCGTCAAGATCGCCTCAATATGATCGAAGTAAACAAGACTAATTTAGGTGTCCCAGGTCTCAAAATCATGGCAGGTAAAGCGCCTGAGGTTTTGGCCGGTTTGGAGGCACCCGACCGCATCTTCATAGGCGGCGGTTTAACCACTTCCAATCTTTTTTCGGATTGTTGGGATGCATTAAAGCCGGGTGGTATTTTAGTTGCCAATACGGTCACCGTTGAAGGAGAACAGCTTGCTTTTGAGCTTTCTGACACGTATGGAGGCGAGCTCACTCGGCTCAATTTTTCAAGGGCCATGAAAATTGGTGGCTTCACGAGCTGGAAGCCTTTCCGGCAGGTTACACAGTTAAGGTTACAAAAAATATGA
- a CDS encoding cobalt-precorrin-5B (C(1))-methyltransferase translates to MNGTESDKKLRTGWTTGACATAATKAALSALLGDGFLDPVTITLPKGQTPAFALSSEEKNEDFCEASIIKDAGDDPDVTHLARVISCVRFGTPGSGIVFQAGEGVGTVTREGLPVPVGEPAINPVPRQMMREVIEELCAAKNLPADIEVTIGIENGEELAKYTMNGRLGIFGGLSILGTTGIVTPYSCAAWIASLHRGIDVARAAGQEHVIASTGSTSEKAANEIYNLPDYALLDMGDFAGGVLKYLKKNPVKRLTLAGGFAKIAKLARGHMDLHSGRSQVDFNWLADQLAELGATEMLKEQCRTANTAMQVLQLCEQAQIPIADHLAKLAAHEAQKIVADNVIIEVLIFDRAGQLVGKYDM, encoded by the coding sequence ATGAACGGGACAGAGTCAGATAAAAAATTACGAACAGGGTGGACAACAGGCGCTTGTGCGACTGCGGCGACAAAAGCAGCCCTGTCAGCCCTGCTGGGGGATGGCTTTTTGGATCCTGTTACGATCACTTTGCCGAAGGGGCAAACCCCCGCATTCGCTTTGTCCAGCGAAGAAAAGAATGAGGATTTCTGCGAGGCCAGTATCATCAAGGATGCAGGAGACGATCCCGATGTCACCCATCTGGCGAGAGTTATTTCCTGCGTTCGTTTTGGAACCCCAGGAAGTGGGATTGTTTTTCAGGCTGGAGAGGGTGTTGGAACTGTGACCCGTGAGGGGCTTCCCGTCCCGGTTGGGGAACCGGCGATTAATCCCGTTCCGAGGCAGATGATGCGGGAGGTCATTGAAGAGCTGTGCGCGGCGAAAAATTTGCCTGCGGATATCGAAGTGACGATAGGGATCGAAAATGGGGAAGAGCTGGCCAAATATACCATGAATGGCAGGCTCGGTATTTTTGGGGGTTTATCCATACTGGGTACAACCGGGATCGTAACGCCTTATTCTTGTGCTGCATGGATTGCATCCTTGCATCGGGGCATTGATGTCGCGCGAGCTGCCGGGCAGGAGCATGTGATCGCATCCACCGGTTCGACGTCCGAAAAAGCCGCAAATGAGATTTATAACCTTCCAGATTATGCGCTTCTTGATATGGGGGATTTTGCCGGAGGGGTTTTAAAGTACTTAAAGAAAAATCCTGTTAAAAGACTGACTTTGGCAGGGGGATTTGCCAAAATCGCTAAACTAGCCCGTGGGCATATGGATTTGCATTCCGGCCGAAGCCAGGTCGATTTCAATTGGCTTGCCGATCAATTGGCAGAGCTTGGCGCTACAGAGATGCTAAAGGAACAGTGCCGAACAGCGAACACAGCGATGCAGGTCCTCCAGTTATGCGAGCAGGCTCAAATTCCAATCGCGGATCATCTGGCAAAGCTTGCGGCGCATGAGGCGCAAAAGATTGTGGCTGATAATGTGATCATCGAAGTGTTGATATTTGATCGCGCTGGGCAACTGGTGGGCAAATATGACATGTGA
- a CDS encoding precorrin-8X methylmutase, protein MYDYLKDPAAIYEKSFATVREETDLRGLPNDLAEMIIRVIHACGMPEIKPELRFTNTVATAAGEAIRAGKPILCDCEMLRNGIIQRFLHSPEQTVCTLNDPSVPEIANTLGTTRSAAAIELWKDQMEGAVAVFGNAPTALFHLLEMLQKGAPKPAAILGFPVGFVGAAESKEALASADLDIPYITLLGRKGGSAMAAAATNAAALSGSKI, encoded by the coding sequence ATGTATGATTACCTGAAAGATCCAGCAGCCATCTATGAAAAATCCTTCGCGACAGTTCGCGAGGAAACCGACCTGCGTGGCCTGCCAAATGACCTGGCTGAGATGATCATTAGGGTCATTCACGCCTGCGGCATGCCAGAGATCAAACCCGAGCTTCGCTTTACAAACACAGTTGCAACTGCAGCTGGAGAGGCTATTCGGGCAGGTAAGCCTATCCTCTGTGATTGTGAAATGCTCAGAAACGGAATTATTCAACGGTTTTTGCATTCGCCAGAACAGACGGTCTGTACGTTAAACGATCCTAGCGTGCCGGAGATCGCGAATACGCTTGGCACGACCCGATCTGCCGCGGCAATTGAACTTTGGAAAGATCAGATGGAGGGCGCTGTTGCTGTATTTGGCAATGCTCCAACGGCCCTCTTCCACTTGTTGGAAATGCTGCAAAAAGGGGCCCCCAAACCAGCAGCAATCCTTGGCTTTCCTGTAGGCTTCGTCGGCGCAGCTGAATCAAAAGAAGCTTTGGCATCTGCTGATTTGGATATCCCATATATCACATTACTCGGCCGAAAAGGGGGAAGCGCCATGGCTGCAGCGGCAACCAATGCGGCTGCCCTATCGGGGAGTAAAATATGA
- a CDS encoding cobalt-precorrin-6A reductase — protein MTCEEKTILLLGGTGEAAELNQLLADDPAFHLVTSLAGRTDTVTGLSGELLPEGFQAYGGLETFLKDRNVRLVIDATHPFATDMSEKVVRICKSLEVKYLRLERPSWQKVEGDHWIEVPDMRAAAKACEAFSRIFLSVGRQELNVFENLVDKVLVVRSVMETGFENFKSEIIWLQQKGPFKLSDETRLLEDHAVEVIVSKNSGGAATYAKLEAARTLGLPVIMIGRKTLETKPQFTTVQEILSEVRLFASV, from the coding sequence ATGACATGTGAGGAGAAAACAATTCTGCTGCTCGGGGGGACTGGAGAGGCGGCTGAGCTCAATCAGCTACTTGCAGATGATCCAGCATTTCACCTCGTCACCAGTCTTGCTGGCCGGACAGACACGGTTACTGGCTTGAGCGGGGAGTTACTGCCAGAGGGTTTTCAAGCATATGGAGGGCTGGAAACCTTTTTAAAAGATCGCAATGTCAGGCTCGTAATCGATGCAACCCATCCCTTTGCAACGGATATGTCTGAGAAAGTTGTAAGGATTTGTAAGTCGCTTGAGGTTAAATATCTCCGGTTGGAAAGACCGAGTTGGCAAAAAGTTGAGGGCGATCACTGGATTGAAGTTCCGGATATGAGGGCAGCTGCTAAAGCTTGTGAAGCCTTTAGCCGGATTTTTCTGTCCGTTGGTCGACAGGAGTTAAACGTTTTCGAAAACTTGGTCGATAAGGTTTTGGTCGTTCGATCAGTGATGGAAACGGGCTTTGAAAATTTCAAATCTGAAATTATCTGGCTTCAGCAAAAGGGGCCCTTCAAGCTTTCCGATGAGACCCGGTTATTAGAGGATCATGCGGTTGAAGTGATCGTTTCTAAAAATAGCGGGGGGGCAGCAACTTATGCAAAGCTTGAAGCTGCCCGAACCTTAGGGCTTCCGGTTATTATGATCGGCCGAAAAACTCTGGAGACGAAGCCCCAGTTTACAACTGTTCAAGAGATCCTGTCTGAAGTCAGGCTTTTCGCTTCGGTCTGA
- the cbiB gene encoding adenosylcobinamide-phosphate synthase CbiB, whose product MIDLVTQLTDGIPTPLALGFLLLGFDLLIGDPAWLYKRIPHPVIPIGNLIGWLEARLNRSKDHRIQFGAGLLTSILVVILVASVGIVISALLDQVPFGGILLAILGSSLIACKGLYQAVANVEAGLSTSLQEGRKAVSHIVGRDPDSLDEAGVARASIESLAENFLDGTVSPLFWFLIAGLPGLLVYKAVNTLDSMIGHRNDRFEYFGKFAARLDDVMNYIPARLTGLLIAGSSLFLRNADFRAAFQVLFKDARLHKSVNAGWQEAAMAGALGISLAGPRQYGGRLTEDHWMNSAGRKDVTPLDIRRALTLYQVTTAYLFVLLVIIAVLSVR is encoded by the coding sequence ATGATAGATCTCGTTACTCAATTGACCGATGGTATCCCAACGCCGCTTGCTCTTGGCTTTTTGCTGCTGGGGTTTGATCTGTTGATTGGCGATCCTGCTTGGCTTTACAAACGTATTCCCCACCCGGTAATTCCCATTGGAAATCTGATCGGTTGGCTGGAAGCTCGTCTGAACCGATCGAAAGATCATCGCATTCAATTTGGGGCAGGACTTCTGACCAGCATTTTGGTTGTCATCCTGGTCGCGTCGGTGGGAATTGTGATTTCTGCCCTTTTGGATCAAGTGCCGTTCGGCGGAATCCTGCTTGCAATTTTGGGAAGTAGTCTGATTGCCTGCAAGGGCTTGTATCAAGCCGTCGCCAATGTGGAGGCCGGCTTGAGTACATCTTTGCAAGAGGGGCGTAAAGCCGTTAGCCACATCGTTGGACGGGATCCAGATAGCCTGGACGAAGCGGGGGTTGCCCGGGCAAGTATTGAAAGTCTTGCCGAAAATTTTCTTGATGGAACGGTATCGCCGCTTTTCTGGTTTTTGATTGCGGGATTGCCTGGATTGCTCGTTTATAAAGCCGTTAATACGTTGGACAGCATGATTGGTCATCGCAACGATCGCTTTGAATATTTTGGTAAATTTGCGGCCCGACTTGATGATGTGATGAACTATATCCCTGCAAGACTGACGGGTTTGCTGATAGCGGGAAGCAGTCTTTTCCTGAGAAATGCAGATTTTCGAGCCGCTTTTCAGGTTTTGTTCAAAGATGCCAGGCTGCACAAGAGTGTCAATGCAGGATGGCAGGAAGCGGCTATGGCCGGTGCCCTTGGTATTTCCTTGGCAGGTCCCCGTCAGTATGGGGGCAGGCTGACTGAGGATCACTGGATGAATAGCGCTGGGCGAAAAGATGTTACGCCTTTGGATATTCGGCGTGCTTTGACACTCTATCAGGTGACCACTGCCTATCTGTTTGTCCTGCTGGTTATTATTGCTGTTCTGTCTGTGCGCTAG
- the cobI gene encoding precorrin-2 C(20)-methyltransferase has product MTGKLYGLGIGPGDPDLITVKALKALQNCPVLAYPALEGGDSLARSIIEPHLNSPKTEVTINIPMTVAREPAQAAYDIAAEELSTYLDAGQDVAVLCEGDPFFYGSFMYLFGRLTEKYEIEVIPGVSSLTACAGALQMPLSARNDILTVLPAPLDPATLKDRIEEAQSIAIMKIGRHFEKVRDLIEEMGLLDKASYIERASMANQRIMPLQDVPKDAAPYFSMILIHKRGQAWI; this is encoded by the coding sequence ATGACAGGCAAGCTTTACGGACTGGGGATCGGCCCCGGAGATCCAGACCTGATTACAGTAAAGGCGCTGAAAGCCCTGCAAAATTGTCCCGTACTTGCCTATCCGGCGTTAGAAGGTGGCGACAGTCTTGCCAGGTCAATTATTGAGCCGCATCTGAACAGTCCCAAGACTGAGGTGACTATCAACATTCCGATGACTGTTGCAAGAGAGCCAGCCCAAGCTGCTTATGACATCGCGGCGGAAGAGCTGTCGACCTATCTGGACGCAGGACAGGATGTAGCCGTTCTTTGTGAGGGAGATCCCTTTTTCTACGGCTCTTTCATGTATCTCTTTGGTCGATTGACTGAAAAATATGAAATTGAAGTCATTCCCGGTGTTTCCTCATTGACAGCCTGCGCTGGCGCTTTGCAGATGCCGTTATCCGCTCGAAACGATATTCTGACGGTACTGCCTGCCCCGCTCGACCCGGCCACGTTAAAAGACCGGATTGAGGAAGCCCAAAGCATTGCCATCATGAAAATTGGACGCCATTTCGAAAAAGTCCGGGACTTGATCGAAGAAATGGGCTTGTTGGATAAGGCCAGCTATATCGAACGGGCCAGCATGGCAAACCAACGGATAATGCCGCTGCAGGACGTTCCGAAAGATGCCGCACCCTATTTCTCCATGATCCTCATTCACAAACGGGGGCAAGCATGGATTTGA